The following coding sequences lie in one Lolium perenne isolate Kyuss_39 chromosome 2, Kyuss_2.0, whole genome shotgun sequence genomic window:
- the LOC127328275 gene encoding GDSL esterase/lipase At1g09390-like, which translates to MELTSSPASARLGPAVLRFLAVVALLTIAVVVATSRQLLPIISWWWCEVRHVQLRDSNSDTGGLAAGAGFRLHRPFGRRFFGRPSGRFSDGRLYIDFLCTSELRRLITRIHICMDLGESLGLDHLSPYLESSGVSFSHGANFAAAGAATAQTVDSGQFSLPTQLRQFRHFKARTAKLLPLGLGSGITEDEFQHALYSFDVGQNDISLAFTANLTQERILQAVVPAIAARIKNAVKKVYEAGGRKFVLYDTGPFGCLPSTLSQLGTRRGSGGGDGEEEEEVDDVGCLARHNAAAEALNARLRFLRRDLAAELPGATVVGVDMYAIKYGLVANHTAHGFSSPLTACCGAGGPPYNYQPGAACGTSKAKACPETDGDRYISWDGVHYTEAANRIVADKILSSEHNTPRLPLQQLCNQNT; encoded by the exons ATGGAGCTGACCAGCTCTCCCGCTTCGGCTCGGCTCGGGCCGGCGGTGCTCCGGTTTCTCGCCGTCGTAGCCCTGCTGACCATCGCAGTTGTCGTGGCAACGTCGAGACAGCTCCTGCCCATCATCAGCTG GTGGTGGTGCGAGGTGCGTCATGTTCAACTTCGGGACTCCAACTCCGACACCGGAGGCCTCGCCGCCGGCGCGGGGTTCCGGCTGCACAGGCCCTTCGGCCGccgcttcttcggcaggcccagcgGCCGGTTCTCCGACGGCCGCCTCTACATCGACTTCCTCTGTACGAGCGAACTCAG ACGACTGATCACTCGAATTCATATTTGCATGGATCTAGGCGAGAGTCTGGGGCTGGATCACCTGAGCCCGTACCTGGAGTCGTCGGGCGTGTCCTTCAGTCACGGGGCCAActtcgccgccgccggcgcggcCACGGCGCAGACCGTGGACTCCGGGCAGTTCAGCCTGCCGACGCAGCTCCGCCAGTTCAGGCACTTCAAGGCCCGCACGGCCAAGCTCCTCCCGCTAG GTCTCGGGTCCGGCATCACGGAGGATGAATTCCAACATGCTCTCTACTCGTTCGACGTCGGCCAGAATGACATCTCTCTCGCCTTCACCGCCAACCTCACGCAAGAACGCATCCTGCAGGCCGTCGTCCCGGCCATCGCCGCGAGGATCAAGAACGCCGTCAAG AAGGTGTACGAGGCCGGCGGGCGCAAGTTCGTGCTCTACGACACGGGGCCGTTCGGGTGCCTTCCCAGCACGCTGTCGCAGCTCGGGACAcgtcgtggaagcggcggcggcgacggcgaggaggaggaggaggtcgacgaCGTGGGGTGCCTCGCCCGCCACAACGCCGCCGCCGAGGCCCTCAACGCGCGCCTGCGCTTTCTCCGGCGCGACCTTGCCGCGGAGCTTCCCGGCGCGACGGTCGTCGGCGTGGACATGTACGCCATCAAGTACGGCCTCGTCGCCAACCACACGGCGCACGGGTTCAGCAGCCCGCTGACGGCGTGCTGCGGCGCCGGCGGGCCGCCATACAACTACCAGCCCGGGGCGGCGTGCGGGACCAGCAAGGCGAAGGCTTGCCCGGAGACGGACGGCGATAGGTACATCAGCTGGGACGGGGTGCACTATACGGAGGCGGCGAACCGGATCGTTGCCGATAAGATACTGTCCTCAGAGCACAACACCCCTCGGCTTCCTCTGCAGCAGCTCTGCAACCAGAATACATAG
- the LOC127331434 gene encoding transcription factor TGA2.1 gives MADASSRTDNSIVVDHDGKNHRLEHGQSGAIMASNSSDRSDRSDKPLDQKTLRRLAQNREAARKSRLRKKSYVQQLESSKLKLAQLEQELQKARQQGIFISSSGDQTHAMSGNGAMTFDIEYTRWLEDQNKQINELRTAVNAHASDSDLRLIVDGIMAHYDEIFKVKGVAAKADVFHILSGMWKTPAERCFLWLGGFRPSELLKLLANHLEPLTETQLAGLTNLQQSSQQAEDALSQGMEALQQSLADTLAGSLGSSGSSGNVANYMGQMAMAMGKLGTLENFLRQADNLRQQTLHQMQRILTIRQASRALLAIHDYFSRLRALSSLWLARPRE, from the exons ATGGCAGATGCGAGCTCGAGGACTGACAACTCAATTGTTGTAGACCACGACGGCAAGAACCACAGG CTAGAACACGGACAAAGTGGGGCAATCATGGCTTCTAATTCTTCAGATAGGTCTGACAGGTCCGACAAACCTTTGGACCAAAAG ACACTGCGTCGTCTTGCTCAAAATCGCGAGGCGGCAAGGAAAAGTCGGCTGAGGAAAAAG TCATATGTGCAACAGCTTGAAAGCAGTAAGCTGAAGCTTGCACAACTAGAGCAGGAGCTCCAGAAAGCTCGCCAGCAG GGAATCTTCATTTCTAGCTCAGGAGACCAAACCCATGCCATGAGTGGAAATG GGGCAATGACTTTTGACATAGAATACACTAGATGGCTTGAGGACCAAAATAAGCAAATCAACGAGTTGAGGACTGCAGTTAATGCTCATGCAAGTGACAGTGACCTGCGCCTTATTGTAGATGGGATAATGGCACATTATGATGAAATATTCAAGGTCAAAGGCGTAGCTGCCAAGGCTGATGTGTTTCATATACTGTCAGGCATGTGGAAGACACCTGCCGAAAGGTGCTTCCTTTGGCTTGGGGGTTTCCGTCCATCTGAGCTTTTAAAG CTCCTGGCGAATCACCTTGAGCCGCTAACCGAGACACAGTTGGCTGGATTAACCAACCTCCAGCAATCTTCCCAGCAGGCGGAGGATGCCCTGTCACAGGGGATGGAAGCATTGCAGCAATCCTTGGCAGATACTTTGGCTGGATCGCTCGGTTCCTCTGGTTCTTCAGGAAACGTGGCAAACTACATGGGTCAGATGGCTATGGCCATGGGCAAGCTTGGAACGCTTGAAAATTTTCTTCGCCAG GCTGACAACCTGCGACAGCAGACCTTGCATCAAATGCAGCGAATTCTGACGATCCGACAGGCCTCCCGCGCTCTCCTAGCTATACATGACTACTTTTCGCGTTTGCGTGCTCTGAGTTCTCTCTGGCTCGCTAGGCCGCGCGAGTGA